A window of the Cicer arietinum cultivar CDC Frontier isolate Library 1 chromosome 6, Cicar.CDCFrontier_v2.0, whole genome shotgun sequence genome harbors these coding sequences:
- the LOC101492683 gene encoding non-cyanogenic beta-glucosidase-like, which produces MNSMANMLALFVLSSFIFAFTNGSYISSRGTPPLNRSCFPNDFVFGAGSSSYQFEGAANEGGKGKSIWDTYTHNHSERIIDGSNADVTIDQYHRYKEDVQIIKAMNMDSYRFSISWTRVLPKGKLDGGRGINPEGIEYYNNLTNELIANGIKPLVTLFHWDLPQALEDEYGGLLNSSIIDDFRDYADLCFATFGDRVKDWVTFNEPWMYSNGGYALGTLAPGRCSDPTCLGGNSGTEPYTVTHNQILAHAHAVRLYKTKYQPRQQGKIGITLVSNWYLPLGDNSIEDDEAARRALDFQFGWYMDPLTNGNYPINMQTIVQTRLPKFTAEESLLVKDSFDFIGINYYSSSYINNVPANASAPPSYTTDPRTNTSFEKNGIPLGPRAASFWIYVYPRGLRDLLLYIKDRYNNPVVYIHENGMNEFNDPTLPVNEALLDTYRIDYYYRHFYYMRYAIQAGANVKGFYAWSLFDDFEWFNGFTVRFGLNFVDYKDGLKRYPKLSSQWYKNFLKRF; this is translated from the exons atgaATAGTATGGCCAATATGCTTGCTCTATTTGTTTTAAGCTCATTCATATTTGCTTTCACAAATGGATCATATATTTCTTCTCGTGGAACCCCTCCCCTGAATCGGAGTTGTTTTCCTAATGACTTCGTTTTTGGGGCGGGATCATCATCATACCAA TTTGAAGGTGCAGCAAATGAAGGTGGTAAAGGAAAAAGTATTTGGGATACTTATACCCATAATCATTCag AAAGAATAATAGATGGAAGCAATGCAGACGTCACAATTGATCAATATCACCGTTATAAG GAAGATGTGCAAATTATAAAAGCTATGAATATGGATTCCTACAGATTTTCAATCTCTTGGACAAGAGTACTCCCAA AGGGAAAGTTGGACGGAGGCCGTGGCATAAATCCTGAAGGAATAGAATATTACAACAACctcaccaatgaacttattgcaaaTG GTATAAAACCATTAGTAACTCTTTTTCATTGGGATCTTCCTCAAGCCTTGGAAGACGAATATGGTGGTTTATTAAATTCCAGTATAAT AGATGACTTCCGAGATTATGCGGATCTTTGTTTCGCTACATTTGGAGATAGAGTGAAGGATTGGGTTACTTTCAACGAACCATGGATGTATAGCAACGGTGGTTATGCACTTGGGACATTAGCACCAGGTCGATGTTCAGATCCAACATGTCTAGGTGGAAATTCTGGCACAGAACCTTATACAGTTACACACAACCAAATTCTTGCTCATGCACATGCCGTACGACTGTATAAGACCAAATATCAG CCAAGACAACAGGGCAAGATAGGCATAACATTGGTAAGTAATTGGTACTTACCACTCGGCGACAATAGCATAGAAGATGACGAGGCTGCAAGAAGAGCACTTGACTTTCAATTTGGatg GTATATGGATCCACTAACAAATGGAAACTATCCTATAAACATGCAAACCATAGTGCAAACTCGATTGCCTAAGTTCACTGCAGAGGAATCACTTCTAGTCAAAGattcatttgattttattgGCATAAACTATTACTCTTCTAGCTATATTAATAATGTTCCTGCAAATGCCAGTGCGCCACCTAGTTACACAACAGATCCTAGAACCAATACTTCAT TTGAAAAAAATGGGATACCCCTAGGTCCAAGG GCTGCTTCATTTTGGATATATGTTTATCCAAGGGGACTTCGAGatcttttgttatatattaaagaTAGATACAACAATCCTGTTGTTTACATCCATGAAAATg GTATGAATGAATTCAACGATCCAACACTTCCAGTGAATGAAGCTCTTTTGGATACTTATagaattgattattattatcgTCATTTCTACTATATGCGTTACGCAATCCA GGCCGGCGCAAACGTTAAGGGATTTTATGCTTGGTCACTTTTCGATGATTTTGAATGGTTTAATGGCTTTACAGTTCGGTTTGGATTGAACTTTGTAGATTACAAAGATGGATTAAAAAGATATCCAAAACTTTCTTCACAATGGTACAAGAATTTTCTCAAAAGATTCTAG